In one Rhopalosiphum padi isolate XX-2018 chromosome 3, ASM2088224v1, whole genome shotgun sequence genomic region, the following are encoded:
- the LOC132924668 gene encoding calreticulin-like, producing the protein MRASAKFSLSTLLCLVTALAVGAEIYFEDNFPDDSFESEWLYSEYSGKEFGKFIRSSGYFYNDFEFDKGIQTTQDATFYALSKKFSPFSNEGKNLVIQYSVKHEQNIDCGGGYIKLFNCDLEPKEMHSETPYEIMFGPDICGLSTRKVHVIFSYKGKNLLINKDIRCIEDVYTHFYTLIIKPDNTYEVLIDNENVESGELEADWEFLPPKQINDPNVKKPEEWDDKPTIDDPNDEKPEDWDKPKLIPDPAASRPEDWDDEIDGEWEPAMIDNPDFKGEWKPKQINNPNYKGVWVHPKIDNPEYKKDDKLYARKEICAIGFDLWQVKSGTIFNNILITDDIEMAKETADAIWKPRYEGEKVMKNAIDEEESKKVKQEAKKSNDEEDGEENEELVSTTDNEHDEL; encoded by the exons ATGAGAGCGTCGGCGAAATTTTCGCTTTCCACACTGCTTTGTCTGGTTACTGCCTTGGCCGTTGGCGCGGAAATCTACTTCGAAGATAACTTCCCCGatg ATTCTTTTGAGAGCGAATGGTTGTACTCCGAATATTCTGGCAAGGAGTTCGGTAAGTTTATTCGCAGCTCAGGTTATTTCTACAACGATTTCGAGTTCGATAAGGGTATACAGACGACACAGGACGCTACGTTTTATGCCTTGTCCAAGAAATTCTCACCCTTCAGCAATGAAGGCAAAAACCTTGTCATCCAGTACTCGGTCAAACACGAGCAGAATATTGATTGCGGCGGTGGATACATTAAGCTGTTCAACTGTGATTTAGAACCTAAGGAAATGCACAGTGAAACGCCATACGAAATTATGTTTG gaCCTGACATTTGTGGTCTTTCAACAAGGAAGGTGCATGTTATCTTCAGCTACAAAGGAAAAaatttattgatcaataaaGACATTCGTTGTATTGAAGATGTTTATACTCatttttatacacttattataaagCCAGATAATACTTATGAAGTATTAATTGATAATGAAAATGTAGAATCTGGTGAATTAGAAGCCGATTGGGAATTTTTACCCCCCAAGCAAATCAACGATCCTAACGTTAAGAAACCTGAAGAATGGGACGATAAGCCTACTATTGATGACCCCAACGATGAGAAACCAGAAGATTGGGATAAGCCAAAACTCATTCCTGACCCAGCTGCCTCTAGACCAGAAGATTGGGACGATGAAATAGATGGTGAATGGGAACCAGCAATGATTGATAATCCAGATTTCAAGGGAGAATGGAAACCAAAACAGATTAATAATCCAAATTACAAg GGAGTATGGGTACATCCAAAAATTGATAATCCAGAATACAAAAAAGATGATAAACTATACGCAAGAAAAGAAATTTGTGCTATTGGTTTTGACTTATGGCAAGTAAAATCTGGTACCATCTTCAACAACATTTTGATCACGGACGATATTGAAATGGCTAAAGAAACAGCAGATGCCATCTGGAAACCAAGATAT GAGGGCGAGAAGGTTATGAAGAATGCAATTGATGAAGAAGAAAGTAAGAAAGTAAAACAAGAAGCAAAGAAATCTAATGATGAAGAAGATGGGGAGGAAAATGAAGAACTTGTGTCTACAACTGATAATGAACATGatgaattgtaa